The window CCTGCATCGAAGAGCTCAGGCCCGCTTCCTCCCTCGGGAGGCCAGCCACCGGGCCAGGGACGCCGGGCTTTCGGCGGAGGGCTTTCCCAGAAGCAAGCCCTCTACGCTCACATCCTCATCCAGATCCGGCCAGTGGATGCCATAGCCGGCCCCAGCGATCTCAAACCTCTGCCGCTCCTCCGGCGTCCCATGAACCAGGCGTGGATACCTGCTCAGAGGCACCATGAGGGTGCGGCCGTCCTCCAGATCCACAATTAGGAGCTCATCCGTGACCCGGAGATCGAGAACCTTCGGCTTCATAGAGGGGATCACCAGGGGGCATCACACAGGCGGGAATTCGAGGCTGGGGACATCTCAGGCCGCGTCCCCAGCCTCAGGATTTCCCCGACAGGCGAGAGAAGTAGTCACGAAGCGGTCCGGTATAGGGTCGTTCCGCTCCTCTCTTCACTTCTTCTGGGCCTTCTGCTCCTTCGGACGCTTGGCGCCGTATTTGGATCGGCCCTGGCGCCGCTTCTCCACTCCCGCTGCGTCCAGGGCGCCGCGGATGATGTGGTAGCGCACCCCGGGCAGGTCCTTCACACGGCCGCCTCGCACCAGGACCACCGAGTGCTCCTGCAGGTTGTGGCCCTCGCCCGGGATATACGCCGTGACCTCCACGCCGCTGGTCAGGCGCACCCGGGCGATCTTCCGCAGGGCCGAGTTGGGCTTCTTGGGGGTCATGGTGCGCACCACCACGCACACCCCCCGCCGCTGGGGCGCCCCTTTGGGGTCCCAGTAGCGCTCCCCGGTGAGGGAGTTATACACCCAGTGGAGCGCCGGCGACTTGCTTTTCCGAACCTTAGGCTTTCGCCCCTTGCGCACCAGCTGATTGAATGTCGGCATGCTCCCGGATCCCCCTTGTGTTTCCGATCGGATCTCGAGCCGAACAGACGCAGGTTATTTTACACAGCCGATAGCGGGCTGTCAATGCGAACGGGTTCGAACCGCCCCGGCCGGGGGGCGAGCCAGGAGCAGGCTTCCCAGGAAGAGCAGGCCGGCGAGGCCGTAGACCACATCATAGCCCATCAGCCCTCCGGTGCTCCGGTTGATGGCGTCGATGGCCGGGCCGCTCAAGCGGGCGATGGCGCTGCCGAGGGCAGTGGCCATGTTCCCCAGCCCGAGGTAGCGCGCGGATTCCTCGGGGGGAACGATGCGGGTGATCCAGGTCCAGCTGGCGGCCACGAACAGCGCGACCCCGATCCCGATCACCAGGGAGGCCGCCACCAGGGCGGGCAGCTCCGGCCGCCCGACCAGTCGGGAGACCGCCAGGAACCCAAAGGTGCCCAGGCCTGCCAGGACCCCTGCCCCGCGCAACAGCGGCCGCGTCCCCCAGCGGTCCGCCAGGGCCCCCGCCGGCACCATCAGGAGCAGGATCATCGCCCCCAGGATGGCCGAGAGGGTCCCGTTCAGGGATTGGGCCTGCTCCATCGTTAGACCCATGGTGTCGCGGAGGAAAAAGATCAGGAAGGTGCGCAGCGTCAGCAGCGCCCACCAGAAGACCAGGCGATGGGCCAGCCAGAAGGCGAAAGTGGGCGCCCGGCTCCAGTCCACCTGATAGATCCAGGTGGGGCGACGGGAGGGCGGCTCCGCCAGGGCCTGGGAGGGCACCGCGGCGGCCGTGATCAGGCCCACCGCCAGATAAACCCCCAGCAGCACCGGATACGGCCCCCAGATCTGGCCGCGCCCCAGGAAATATCCGGCGACCAGGGGGCCGATCACCACCGCTGGGATCTCCATGAACCCCTTGATCCCGGAGGCCCGC is drawn from Thermoflexus hugenholtzii and contains these coding sequences:
- the rpsL gene encoding 30S ribosomal protein S12, with the translated sequence MPTFNQLVRKGRKPKVRKSKSPALHWVYNSLTGERYWDPKGAPQRRGVCVVVRTMTPKKPNSALRKIARVRLTSGVEVTAYIPGEGHNLQEHSVVLVRGGRVKDLPGVRYHIIRGALDAAGVEKRRQGRSKYGAKRPKEQKAQKK
- a CDS encoding DUF2442 domain-containing protein, producing MKPKVLDLRVTDELLIVDLEDGRTLMVPLSRYPRLVHGTPEERQRFEIAGAGYGIHWPDLDEDVSVEGLLLGKPSAESPASLARWLASRGRKRA
- a CDS encoding MFS transporter, with amino-acid sequence MIATPRGAATTWPQWIALSLYGLALTMTSNIVDPPWLSQKASQLAGPGWQNTLLGSVAFIGLVWAALVQPIFGAWSDQLRSPWGRRKPFLWLGSLLLALALALLVAAPSVPMLILALLLVQTFSNMVQAAYQGLIPDHVPEDRRGRASGIKGFMEIPAVVIGPLVAGYFLGRGQIWGPYPVLLGVYLAVGLITAAAVPSQALAEPPSRRPTWIYQVDWSRAPTFAFWLAHRLVFWWALLTLRTFLIFFLRDTMGLTMEQAQSLNGTLSAILGAMILLLMVPAGALADRWGTRPLLRGAGVLAGLGTFGFLAVSRLVGRPELPALVAASLVIGIGVALFVAASWTWITRIVPPEESARYLGLGNMATALGSAIARLSGPAIDAINRSTGGLMGYDVVYGLAGLLFLGSLLLARPPAGAVRTRSH